The nucleotide sequence TATCTCTTTAAAAAATAAGGTAAGCCAAGAAAGTATATAATACCGAATTTTTGTTTAACCTGGTAATATTTAATTACTAGGTTTTTTTATATTAGCGAATTTAGGTTATACTTTATGATAGATGAATTTTTGAGGTGAATTTTATGGACGAGACCATTGCTGCCATCGCAACCCCTCCAGGTGAGGGAGGTATAGGTATTGTCAGAATAAGCGGTGCCGACGCGATTGCACTGATAGATAAAATTTTTGTTCCAAAATACCAAAATGATTGGCAAAAAAAATTGTCACACCATCTTTATTTGGGATATATTCAGGATGGCGAAAAAATAATCGATGAAGTTCTAGTAGCTGTAATGAAAGGCCCTAAAAGCTTTACCAAAGAAGATGTAGTTGAAATAAATTGCCATGGCGGCTACCTTCCTCTTAGGCTGACTTTAGAGTTGGTTCTACAATCAGGGGCTCGTTTGGCTGAACCGGGGGAATTTAGCAAAAGAGCTTTTTTAAATGGTAGGCTGGATTTGGCACAAGCAGAAGCAATTATAGATGTTATTCATGCCAACAGCCGTAAAGGTTTAGAAACTGCTATTAATCAACTTGAAGGAAAATTATCACAAAAAATAACTGCTTTACGTCAGGAAATACTAGGGATTTTAGCGTTCCTTGAAGCAGCTATTGATTTTCCGGAAGATGAAATTGAGGCTTTAAGCCATAAGCAAATAGAAGCAAAACTAAGCAGTATTAAAAGCACTATCCGTACTTTAATTAAAAGTTATAATACAGGTAAAGTATATAGAGACGGAATTAGGACAGTAATTGTAGGCAGGCCTAATGTGGGCAAATCAAGTTTATTAAATGCTTTATTAAAAGAAAATAGGGCAATTGTGACTGATATTCCCGGAACAACTAGGGATATTATTGAGGAATTTATTAACTTAGGCGGTGTGTCCTTAAAAATTGTGGATACGGCAGGAATAAGGTCCACAGAAGACATTGTGGAAAAAATCGGGGTGGAAAAAAGCTTAGCTGCTATGGAAGAAGCTGATTTAGTACTTGTTATGGCAGATGCGGTTCAAGGACTTAC is from Bacillota bacterium LX-D and encodes:
- the mnmE gene encoding tRNA uridine-5-carboxymethylaminomethyl(34) synthesis GTPase MnmE, with protein sequence MDETIAAIATPPGEGGIGIVRISGADAIALIDKIFVPKYQNDWQKKLSHHLYLGYIQDGEKIIDEVLVAVMKGPKSFTKEDVVEINCHGGYLPLRLTLELVLQSGARLAEPGEFSKRAFLNGRLDLAQAEAIIDVIHANSRKGLETAINQLEGKLSQKITALRQEILGILAFLEAAIDFPEDEIEALSHKQIEAKLSSIKSTIRTLIKSYNTGKVYRDGIRTVIVGRPNVGKSSLLNALLKENRAIVTDIPGTTRDIIEEFINLGGVSLKIVDTAGIRSTEDIVEKIGVEKSLAAMEEADLVLVMADAVQGLTKEDQEILELVQRAEKKYLLLINKIDLVEEAVLELEKYKDNVLFISAKEELGLEELGQAVQALFQEGQIAISNDLLVTKLRHYEALVRTEKHIAETEQALKKNLPEEFLAIDLRAAWEILGEITGGTVTEDLVERIFADFCIGK